A window of Ipomoea triloba cultivar NCNSP0323 chromosome 2, ASM357664v1 contains these coding sequences:
- the LOC116011433 gene encoding U-box domain-containing protein 35-like, with the protein MSWLSNSNSKVGSPSARRSGGNGLVAVAIDKDKPSQYAIKWATENIVSKGQTVVLVHVATNQTPSLSKQQQEKQNKDLFLTFHCFCTRKEIHCLDIVIDGPDVAKALLDYVSKSAIENLVLGSSRHTFLKRLKVTDIPTLVSKGAPDFCTVYVISKSKISSVRNATRPAPFASPLCSQIQQIQEQSHSSPVMADIRTKTSPSLRGFDEKHVRSFKLEESESVRPSCPSFERVTRGIPRRMLGEMTETDIDLSFVSSGRPSSDRMSSIANLNDMVESGRTPRLSSSSDGSFGSGLNSFTDFSSSSLDNPVQDEGDAEMRRLKLELQKTMDLYSTACKEALTAKQKTAELQRWRVEEERRIKEESKSSGAENEHNNSRSLPVRYRRYTIDEIEVATEYFSEARKIGEGGYGPVFKCYLDHTVVAVKVLRPDAAQGREQFQQEVEILSCMRHPNMVLLLGACPEYGCLVYEYMGNGSVEDRLMRRGNKPALSWQVRFRIAAEIGTGLLFLHQNKPEPIVHRDLKPANVLLDQYYVSKISDVGLSRLVPPTVSEGVTQLRMTSAAGTFCYIDPEYQQTGMLGVKSDVYSFGIVLLQLLTAKAAMGISHHVGRAIDKGVFTEMLDPVVPDWPVEEALTMAKLALQCSELRRKDRPDLGKEVLPQLDRLRALADESISHFLVGGGAVSSPCHSQASATQEVLSNSQVHSEVNNPSSSSMSTGGLSGPAL; encoded by the exons GATTGGTCGCCGTCGCCATCGACAAAGACAAACCAAGCCAATATGCCATCAAATGGGCGACCGAAAATATAGTGTCTAAAGGCCAAACTGTCGTCCTCGTCCACGTTGCCACCAATCAAACCCCGTCCCTCAGCAAACAACAAcaggaaaaacaaaataaagactTGTTCCTCACTTTCCATTGCTTCTGCACACGCAAGgaa ATACATTGCCTCGACATTGTAATCGACGGCCCCGATGTAGCCAAGGCGTTATTGGATTACGTCTCCAAATCCGCAATCGAGAATCTGGTTCTTGGTTCATCCCGCCACACCTTTCTCAA AAGATTGAAGGTGACGGATATCCCAACGTTAGTTTCAAAAGGGGCGCCGGATTTCTGCACTGTTTATGTAATTTCGAAATCGAAAATTTCCTCCGTGAGAAATGCGACTCGTCCGGCCCCTTTTGCTTCGCCTCTTTGCTCCCAAATACAGCAGATACAAGAGCAGTCTCATAGCAGTCCTGTCATGGCCGATATTCGCACCAAAACTTCTCCCAGTTTACGAG GGTTTGATGAAAAGCATGTGAGGTCTTTCAAGTTAGAGGAGAGCGAATCAGTTAG GCCATCATGCCCATCATTTGAAAGAGTTACGAGAGGCATTCCCAGGAGGATGCTTGGGGAGATGACGGAAACAGATATCGATCTGTCATTTGTGAGCTCCGGCAGGCCAAGCAGTGATCGGATGTCGTCTATTGCCAATCTCAATGATATGGTGGAATCTGGACGAACTCCACGCCTATCATCAAGCTCAGATGGTAGCTTTGGCTCTGGGCTCAATTCCTTCACTGATTTTTCCTCCTCGTCTCTGGATAAT CCAGTACAGGATGAAGGGGATGCTGAAATGAGAAGGCTGAAGCTAGAGTTGCAGAAGACCATGGATTTGTACAGCACTGCCTGCAAAGAGGCACTCACTGCTAAGCAAAAG ACAGCAGAGCTCCAACGGTGGAGGGTTGAAGAGGAAAGAAGGATAAAAGAGGAATCTAAGAGCAGTGGGGCTGAAAACGAACACAATAATAGCAGGTCACTGCCTGTAAGATATAGAAGATACACTATTGATGAAATTGAAGTAGCCACAGAATATTTCTCAGAAGCTCGCAAGATTGGGGAAGGAGGATATGGCCCCGTGTTTAAATGCTATCTTGATCATACTGTGGTTGCTGTTAAGGTCTTGCGCCCTGATGCTGCCCAAGGAAGGGAACAGTTTCAGCAagag GTTGAGATACTAAGTTGCATGAGACATCCTAACATGGTACTGCTTCTTGGAGCCTGCCCGGAGTATGGCTGTCTGGTGTATGAATATATGGGTAATGGCAGCGTGGAAGACCGGCTGATGAGACGAGGAAACAAGCCTGCACTCTCATGGCAAGTGAGGTTTAGGATTGCAGCAGAGATTGGTACTGGCCTCTTGTTTCTGCACCAGAACAAACCGGAGCCAATAGTGCATCGCGATCTCAAACCAGCCAACGTTCTGTTAGATCAGTACTATGTGAGCAAGATTAGCGATGTTGGGTTATCGAGGCTGGTGCCACCAACAGTATCTGAAGGTGTAACGCAGTTGCGAATGACCTCAGCAGCTGGAACCTTCTGCTACATAGATCCCGAGTACCAACAGACCGGAATGCTTGGGGTAAAGTCCGATGTTTATTCCTTTGGCATCGTGCTTCTCCAGTTGCTGACAGCCAAGGCAGCAATGGGCATATCTCACCACGTTGGTCGTGCCATCGATAAGGGAGTATTCACAGAGATGCTAGACCCTGTTGTTCCTGACTGGCCTGTTGAAGAGGCCCTGACCATGGCAAAATTAGCCCTCCAATGTTCAGAGTTGAGAAGAAAAGACAGACCTGACTTGGGCAAAGAAGTCTTGCCACAACTTGATAGATTGAGAGCTTTAGCAGATGAAAGTATCAGTCATTTCTTGGTTGGTGGTGGTGCAGTTTCCTCCCCCTGTCATAGTCAGGCTTCTGCAACACAA GAAGTATTAAGTAACTCACAAGTACACTCAGAAGTCAATAACCCATCAAGCTCTTCAATGTCAACAGGAGGCCTATCAG GTCCTGCTTT